The DNA region taaaaaaatggaaagaatatggcatcacaacaaacctgccaagagagggccgcccaccaaaattcatggaccaggcaaggagaggcaacaaagagaccaaagataaccctgaaggagctgaaagctccacagcggagattggagtatctgtccataggaccactttaagccgtacactccacagagctgggctttacgaaagagtggccagaaaaaagccattacttaaagaaaaaaataagcaaacacgtttggtgttcgccaaaaggcatgtgggagactccccaaacatatggaagaaggtactctggtcagatgagactaaaacgtagctttttggccatcaaggaaaacactatgtctggcacaaacccaacacctctcatcaccccgagaacaccatccccacagtgaagcatggtggtggcagcatcatgctgtggggatgtttttcatcggcagggactgggaaactggtcagaattgaaggaatgatgaatggcgctaaatacagggaaattcttgagggaaacctgtttcagtcttccagagatttgagactgggacgggggttcaccttccagcagaacaatgaccataagcatactgctaaagcaacactcgagtggtttaaggggaaacatttaaatgtcttggaatggcctagtcaaagcccagacctcaatccaattgagaatctgtggtaggacttaaagattgctgtacactagcggaacccattcaacttgaaggagctggagcagttttgtcttgaagaatgggcaaaaatcccagtggcttggtgtgccaagcttatatagacataccccaaaagacttgcagctgtaattgctgcaaaaggtgactatacaaagtattgactttgggggggggggtgaatagttatgcacgctcaagtgttctttaaaaaatatatatttattgtttgtttcacaaaaaagtatattttgcatcttcaaagtggtaggcatgttgtgtaaatcaaatgatacaaacccccaaaaaaatccattttaattccaggttgtaaggcaccaaaataggaaaaatgccaaggggggtgaatactttcgcaagccactgtatattgtcAACAAAGAAATGTATAAACAGATTAGATTATTCCTAACAACAGCACCCTTACACAATGTCTTATTGGTCAATGAATGCCCACTGCAGCCCTCACAATGAGATGAAAATCAATCCGTATTAGTACTTCAGATTACTGTTGGTTGTCAATCAATGAGCCACCAACttatctatttctctctccccttctccttctcttctccctctttcaaCCCATTCTGTTTCATCCTCTCGTTCCTACCTTATGCCTGCCTTATGGGTGGCAGCTGGACTCCCCACACAGAACCAAACGGAGGCTACTGCAGACATCGAGCACTCTTCCTTACTCTCCTCTGAGCGTGGTTTACAATGGAAAAACATGTATACTGTTTAGGGCCAGGAAGCTTGCTATCAGGTTCAGGAACAGCACCTTAGTGGATCTCACAGAGAAGGCATTCGGCCCCGATGCACCGGTTGACACCAAAGGCTCTATGTGCAGCAAAGACAAAGCTACGTAAGTCTGCTTAGCGGCTGTAGATATTCCTGCTGCACTTCAAGATACATGACTATTCTTCGCTCTCCTGATATTTTGAAAGATGAAGTAATGACAGTGCTATTGAATTTGTTTTCACACCAGGCTTGTACTACGTTTCGGAGATGTGGAGGACTTGAGAGGACTTGCCATAAGGTTTGCTTCTTCATTAATTTTTACAGCCAAATTTAGGCTTGAAATACCATTATAGAAATGATAGATTGGCCCAgggttttcctggtcaggtcacatgttGGTCTGAAGTATATTGTGTGTGGTACAGTTTGGTTGTGATACTTGATATTTATATATTCTGTGTACtgtacactaactgtaagtctctcttgataagagcatctgctaaatgactaaaatgtaaatgtataatcaATGTATGCACTGTTCCAACAGGCTACAGATGTCCAACACATTCTACGAGTCGGCAGGGCAGAACTGGTTTACTCTGGACAGCGTACACATCCACTACAACTGGACCCACGAGGCTACGTTCAATGCCACCGACGTGTACGCTCCTAGTACCTACTCCTACCACTGTCAACACGTCAGCAGTCTGCAGAAGTATGACACGCTGCTTGTACCAAGCTCAATCACAGACAACTCTGCAAACTGGCACATCACCTTCACAGACTTCCAGGTTGGCATGAATTGTTTTTGCAGGAAGGCAACATTTTATGGCAGGAGTGGAGGGATGTTTTGATAGATGAGCCTGTTCTAATGGTTCTGTTGGAACCTCTGTAGCTACTCCTGTTGAAATGTAATGGATAACTTGTGTTGTTTGTTAAAACCATGATTTGTTAAAATGGCTGTAAAATAATCATGAATGATCGGTAAACAGGACTCCAACTTGTGTGTGGCTTTATTTAACTCTCCACAATACAGGACGGTTTCTAGTCATACCGCTAGGTGGCACTGTTGTTATACCATGACACTACATTGTTAATGTATTGTATtttattgtgtttgtgtatgaatTCAGAAAtattcatgtttatttattttaaagaGTTACATGATATAGAAATCCACAAGAATAGTTTTTATGTAATAACCTTtatgtgttatgtatgtaatcTTTCATTGTTTACTTTACTTGAACATCTCACCTTTATATTTCTCTTTGCTCGACAGATACAATCGTTCAACGTACTGTCCAACAAGTTTGCCTCAGCCAGCGACTGCGCTACGTTCTTCACTCCGGCTATCCTCATGGGTCTGATCACCTCACTCATCCTCCTCCTGGTCCTGGCCTACGCTCTGCACATGGTGGTGCACCTCAAACACATTGACACCTACGAAGAACACAAGACTACTGTCTACTTCCCTCGCAGCTCAGAGACTGCAGAATGCACCGGCGCCACCGACTCCACCGCCACTGAGAAAAACAGCTTGTAGGACGTTTCCCAGGATCCACCTCAGTCTCCACCACTAGGAGTATAGACCGTTTCTGTAGTTGTCAGAGAGTGACTGTGCAGGGGCTCTGACTGAGACCCCTGATGGCTGGCAGAccgactgattgactgactcaACTCTAGATATAAAGAAACCTCCCATAATGAAGGACATGGTCATGTTGCCTGGACTTGATAAGGTCGTCCACTCTGGCATCGCTGGGCTCAGGCAGTGGTTGTCCAAGCCCAGTAGATCTAATACTTTGGGGCTCAGCATCATCTGGTGGATTTGGATACAACTTTGGAGGACACTGATCCTGAGACAACCACTTATCGGGCATTGCAAGTGAAAAATAAACGAAGTATTATGTACTGTTGAATGAAATTCGAACTGATAAAAGCACAAAAAAACAATTTATTTAGTTCCTTGTCAGTACTATAAATGCTGGTATATTGGATAAAGAAGTTTCATTTTAATATCCATACCCTAAAGGGTACATACCGTAAAGGGTATGCAGTATATACTTTTATGTAATTAATTAATCTTTGTTGGATACTCAATTGGTTACATTATGATGTTTCAGACCTGCAGTATGTGTTTTCAAGAACTTGTCTTATTACGAGCTTTTGTGAAAATAGTACTGCATCTGAATTCTGGTTTTGAAAATTGTATTTTGTGTTTTTAATTTCTCAAATGTGTATTCTTCTAATAAGGTGGGTCTTCAATAGTTTTCCAGTTAAAACATGATATAGTCATTAAACTATTTAAAAAGCAGTTCATTAAATCAATTGCCAGAACCACATCAACAAGTTGCTGTTGTTTAGTGATATGCAGCATGCCTGTGGCTAGAAAATACATTTGCATACAACAGTACCCTGATGGGTCAAATTGTTAACATTTTCTAGAAACCTATTGTGATGTACTTTTTCATTTATCTGTAGGCTATGTGTTTGGAAAAATAAACCCAAGTTGGCTCAAAGGTGTCCATTGCAATCTATGAAAATGGAAGAGTAGTGTGGAagtttaaaggcccaatgcagccatttatatatcaatatcaaatcatttctgggtaaaaaAATCCGGTACCTGTAATAGATTTCTAGAAAAATttgcaaaaatagctttttagctaaaaactatttctcaagcaagaatgttgCTAGGGCTATCTGGGAGAGGTCTGAGTAGCGAGagaaaaactgaaaactagctgttattggcagggaggtttggaactctctttgttattggtctattaaccaatttaccgcatggggatgtcaccatggaaagacGAAACTCtcgcccatgcaaacctgctgattaaaaggtcctgtgtagattgtaatTCCAACCAGCAACTACAAGGAAATAACACGGATCAAATTAAAAtgttcacacttttacagtgttagtttcagctgttgtacaatatgatataaaacatagggaaaaacatatttgaactgcactgggcctttaacatatTAATACATGTTG from Coregonus clupeaformis isolate EN_2021a chromosome 12, ASM2061545v1, whole genome shotgun sequence includes:
- the LOC121578342 gene encoding V-type proton ATPase subunit S1-like protein, producing MAKQDLFMYLYLFSVIFLQLSLSSDQVPAVVEKSLGGPTSQDVRVQNNGLASQSHSAASDGESSYPLRRVLQLDSPHRTKRRLLQTSSTLPYSPLSVVYNGKTCILFRARKLAIRFRNSTLVDLTEKAFGPDAPVDTKGSMCSKDKATLVLRFGDVEDLRGLAIRLQMSNTFYESAGQNWFTLDSVHIHYNWTHEATFNATDVYAPSTYSYHCQHVSSLQKYDTLLVPSSITDNSANWHITFTDFQIQSFNVLSNKFASASDCATFFTPAILMGLITSLILLLVLAYALHMVVHLKHIDTYEEHKTTVYFPRSSETAECTGATDSTATEKNSL